The Aphis gossypii isolate Hap1 chromosome 3, ASM2018417v2, whole genome shotgun sequence genome includes a region encoding these proteins:
- the LOC126550985 gene encoding uncharacterized protein LOC126550985, producing MYVKVETERLAFIRFNQPKLRSEDYIHLRDAIHSDGDVQNIGRLTILPSTYIGSPRHMHEYAQDAMTYVRNYGTPDLFITVTCNPKWTEIERELEPGQKPQDRHDIIARVFQQKLKVMMDVLTKYRVFGDTRCYMYSVEWQKRGLPHAHILIWLLNKLHSNEVDDIISAEIPDPVTDPRLHDIVTTQMVHGPCGALNPLSPCMADGKCTKRYPRPLVAETVTGTMDIQFIVGVQKKITVELSKLKFKIKRLRSEMNSLYHIARCYHEFSKHMQTLRVVIRPNQSNICAIVHLAVHLENGQRVYFTEANAAQRAERPPSTTLTSFFAMCEADPFAATLMYVEMPKYYTWNQSTKKFQRRKQGTPVPDWPQVFSTDALGRINVRGPKSFAHLKTVNGHQCQTYREACQLLGLLENDSHWDLTLADSVVSSNAYQIRTLFAIIITTCFPSQPIQLWNKYKDAICEDILHRLRIQTNNPDIQITDEIYNEGLILIEDQCLTIANKLLIEVGMIAPNRSMHDAFNQELNRELQYNVDTLQEFVRNNVPLLNEQQKQVYKTLMQAVDNNTGGLFFLDAPGGTGKTFVISLILATIRSRCDIALALASSEIAATLLDGGRTAHSALKLPLNLNTIDTPTCNISRSSAMGKLLMQCKLIVWMSAQCT from the exons ATGTATGTCAAAGTCGAGACCGAACGTTTAGCGTTCATCAGATTCAATCAGCCAAAGCTACGATCTGAGGACTATATACACTTGCGTGATGCTATTCATTCAGATGGTGATGTTCAGAATATTGGACGACTGACGATTCTCCCATCAACTTATATCGGAAGCCCACGCCACATGCACGAATACGCTCAAGACGCTATGACGTACGTGCGAAATTATGGAACTccggatttatttattacggtCACATGCAATCCGAAGTGGACGGAAATTGAACGCGAGTTGGAACCGGGTCAAAAACCGCAAGATCGCCATGACATAATCGCCAGAGTATTTCAGCAAAAACTCAAGGTTATGATGGATGTGCTTACTAAGTATCGAGTTTTTGGTGACACACGTTGTTATATGTACTCGGTGGAATGGCAGAAGCGTGGACTACCGCATGCTCATATCCTAATTTGGTTGCTGAACAAATTACATTCAAATGAAGTGGATGACATCATATCAGCTGAAATTCCTGATCCAGTCACTGATCCCCGTCTACACGACATTGTGACGACACAGATGGTGCATGGACCGTGCGGTGCATTAAATCCATTATCGCCTTGCATGGCTGATGGAAAGTGCACAAAACGATATCCGCGACCGTTAGTTGCTGAAACAGTCACAGGAACGATGGATATCCAGTTTATCGTCGGCGTTCAAAAGAAGATAACGGTCGAACTATCAAAGTTAAAGTTCAAAATCAAGAGATTGAGATCGGAAATGAATTCATTGTACCATATTGCCCGCTGCTATCACGAATTTTCGAAACACATGCAAACGTTGAGAGTTGTCATTCGGCCaaatcaatcaaatatttgtgCAA TTGTACATTTAGCAGTGCATTTGGAAAATGGCCAAAGAGTTTACTTCACTGAGGCTAATGCGGCACAACGAGCTGAGAGACCACCATCGACAACATTGACTAGCTTCTTTGCAATGTGTGAAGCAGATCCATTCGCAGCGACGCTGATGTACGTTGAAATGCCCAAGTATTACACTTGGAATCAATCAACAAAGAAATTCCAACGTCGCAAACAAGGAACCCCAGTTCCAGACTGGCCACAGGTGTTTTCAACTGATGCACTAGGTCGTAT TAATGTACGTGGACCGAAATCATTTGCGCATTTGAAAACTGTGAATGGCCACCAATGCCAAACATATCGAGAAGCATGTCAACTATTGGGTTTGCTGGAGAACGATTCTCATTGGGATTTAACACTTGCAGATTCAGTTGTTTCATCAAATGCGTACCAAATACGAACGCTGTTCGCAATTATCATCACCACATGTTTTCCTTCACAACCAATTCAGTTATGGAACAAATACAAAGACGCCATATGTGAAGATATCTTGCATCGCTTGCGTATTCAAACGAATAATCCTGACATACAAATAACCGATGAAATCTACAATGAAGGATTGATTCTGATTGAGGATCAATGCTTGACTATTGCAAACAAGCTACTGATTGAAGTAGGAATGATTGCGCCAAATCGATCGATGCACGATGCATTCAACCAAGAATTAAATCGAGAGCTGCAATACAATGTTGATACATTGCAGGAATTCGTTAGAAATAATGTTCCGTTGCTGAATGAACAGCAAAAACAagtatacaaaacattaatgcAAGCGGTGGACAATAATACTGGTGGTCTATTCTTCCTGGATGCACCTGGAGGAACAGGGAAAACATTTGTCATTTCATTGATTTTGGCCACTATTCGATCAAGATGTGACATAGCTTTGGCGTTAGCATCATCTGAAATTGCGGCGACTCTTCTAGATGGCGGTCGTACTGCACATTCTGCGCTTAAGTTGCCACtcaatttaaacacaattgaTACTCCAACGTGCAATATTTCCCGATCCAGTGCAATGGGAAAATTGTTAATGCAATGCAAGCTCATTGTTTGGATGAGTGCACAATGCACATAA